In one window of Orcinus orca chromosome 17, mOrcOrc1.1, whole genome shotgun sequence DNA:
- the LOC125961590 gene encoding UDP-N-acetylglucosamine--peptide N-acetylglucosaminyltransferase 110 kDa subunit-like, which translates to MASSVGNVADSTEPTKRMLSFQGLAELAHREYQAGDFEAAERHCMQLWRQEPDNTGVLLLLSSLHFQCRRLDRSAHFSTLAIKQNPLLAEAYSNLGNVYKERGQLQEAIEHYRHALHLKPDFIDGYINLAAALVAAGDMEGAVQAYVSALQCNPDLYCVRSDLGNLLKALGLLEGAKACYLKAMEMQPNFAVAWSNLGCVFNAQGEIWLAIHHFEKAVTLDPNFLDAYINLGNVLKEARIFDRAVAAYLCALSLSPNHAVVHANLACVYYEQGLIDLAIDTCRRAIELQPHFPDAYCNLANALEEKGSVAEAEECYNTALRLCPTHADSLNNLANIKGDQGNIEEAVRLYCKALEVFPEFAVAHSNLASVLQQQGKLQEALMHYKEAVRISPTFADAYCNMGNTLKEMQDVQGALQCYTRAIQINPALADAHSNLASIHKYSGNIPEAIASYRTALKLEPDFPDAYCDLAHCLQIVCDWTDYDERMKKLVSIVADQLENRLPSVQPHHSMLYPLSHGFRKAIAESHGNLCLDEVSVLHKPPYEHPKDLKLSDGRLRVGYVSSDFGNHPTSHLMQSIPGMHNPDKFEVFCYALSPDDGTNFRAKVMAEAHHFIDLSQIPCNGKAADRIHQDGIHILVNMNGYTRGARNELFALRPAPIQAMWLGYPGTSGVLFMDYIITDQETSPAEVAEQYSEKLAYMPHTFFIGDHANMFPHLKKKAVIDFKSNGHIYDNRIVLNGIDLKAFLDSLPDVQIVKMKCPDGGDNADSSNTALNMPVIPMNTIAEAVIEMINRGQIQVTINGFSLSNGLATTQINIKAATGEEVPRTIIVTTRSQYGLPEDAIVYCNFNQLYKIDPSTLQMCANILKRVPNSVLWLLRFPAVGEPNIQQYAQNMGLPQKRIIFSPVAPKEEHVRRGQLADVCLDTPLCNGHTTGMDVLWSGTPVVTMPGETLASRVAASQLTCLGCLELIAQNRQEYEDIAVKLGTDLEYLKKIRGKVWKQRTSSPLFNTKQYTMDLERLYLQMWEHYAAGNKPDHMIKPVEVTESA; encoded by the coding sequence atggcgtcttctgtgggcaacgtggccgacagcacagaaccaacgaaacgtatgctttccttccaagggttagcTGAGTTGGCACATCGAGAGTATCAGGCAGgagattttgaggcagctgagagacactgcatgcagctgtggagacaagagccagacaatactggagtacttttattactttcatctctacacttccagtgtcgaaggctggacagatctgcccactttagtactctggcaattaaacagaaccctcttctggcagaagcctattcgaatttggggaatgtgtacaaggaaagagggcagttgcaggaagcgattgagcattaccggcatgcattgcatctcaaaccagatttcatcgatggttatattaacctggcagccgctttggtagcagcaggcgacatggaaggggcagtacaagcttacgtctctgctcttcagtgcaatcctgatttgtactgtgttcgcagtgacctggggaacctgctcaaagccctgggtctcttggaaggagccaaggcatgttatttgaaagcaatggagatgcaaccgaactttgcagtagcttggagtaatcttggctgtgttttcaatgcacaaggggagatttggcttgcaattcatcactttgaaaaggctgtcacccttgaccccaattttctggatgcttatatcaatttaggaaatgtcttgaaagaggcacggatttttgacagagctgtggcagcttacctttgtgccctaagcttgagcccaaatcatgcagtggtacatgccaacctggcttgtgtatactatgagcaaggcctgatagatctggcaatagacacctgcaggcgagctattgaattgcaaccacatttccctgatgcttactgcaacctagccaacgctctggaagagaagggcagtgttgccgaagcagaagagtgttataatacagctctgcggctgtgtcccacccatgcagactctctgaataacctagccaatatcaaaggagaccagggaaacattgaagaggcagttcgcttgtattgtaaagcattagaagtcttcccagagtttgctgttgcccattcaaatttagcaagtgtattgcagcagcagggaaaactgcaggaagctctgatgcattataaggaggctgttcgaatcagtcctacctttgctgatgcctaTTGTAACATGGGAAACActctaaaggagatgcaggatgttcagggagccttgcagtgttatactcgtgccattcagattaaccctgcacttgcggatgcccacagcaatctggcttccatccacaagtattcagggaatattccagaagcaattgcttcttatcgcactgctctgaagcttgaacctgattttcctgacgcttattgtgatttggctcattgcctgcagattgtctgtgattggacagactatgatgagcgaatgaagaagttggtcagcattgtggctgaccagctggagaataggttgccttctgtgcagcctcatcatagtatgctctatcctctttctcatggcttcaggaaggctattgctgagagccatgggaacctctgcttggatgaggtcagtgtccttcataaaccaccgtacgaacatccaaaagacttgaagctcagtgatggtcgactgcgtgtaggatacgtgagttctgactttgggaatcatcctacttctcatcttatgcagtctattccaggcatgcacaatcctgataaatttgaggtattctgttatgccctgagcccagatgatggcacaaacttccgagcgaaggtgatggcagaagcccatcatttcattgatctttctcagattccatgcaatgggaaagcagctgatcgcatccatcaagatggtatacacatccttgtaaatatgaatggttataccaggggtgctcgaaatgaactctttgctctcaggccagctcctattcaggcaatgtggctgggctaccctgggaccagtggcgtgcttttcatggattatatcatcactgatcaggaaacttcacctgctgaagttgctgagcagtattctgagaaactggcttatatgccccatactttctttattggtgatcatgctaatatgttccctcacctgaagaagaaggcagtcatcgattttaagtccaatgggcacatttatgacaatcggattgtgctgaatggcatcgacctcaaagcatttcttgatagtctcccagatgtgcagattgtcaagatgaaatgtcctgatggaggagacaacgcagacagcagtaatacggctcttaatatgcctgtcattcctatgaatactattgcagaggcagttattgaaatgattaacagaggacaaattcaggtaacaattaatggattcagtcttagcaatggactggcaactacccagatcaacattaaggctgccactggagaggaggttccccgtaccattattgtaaccacacgttctcagtacgggttaccggaagatgccattgtgtactgtaacttcaatcagttatataaaattgacccatctactttgcagatgtgcgcaaatattctgaagcgtgttcccaatagtgtactgtggctgttgcgttttccagcagtaggagaacctaatattcaacagtatgcacaaaatatgggccttccccagaagcgtatcattttttcacctgttgctcctaaagaggaacatgttcggagaggccagctggctgatgtctgcttggacactccactctgtaatggacacaccacagggatggatgtcctttggtcagggacacccgtggtgactatgccaggagagactcttgcttcccgagttgcagcttcccagctcacttgtttaggctgtcttgagcttattgctcaaaatagacaagaatatgaagacatagctgtgaaactgggaactgatctagaatacctgaagaaaattcgtggcaaagtctggaagcagagaacatctagccctctgttcaacaccaaacaatacacaatggacctagagcggctctatctacagatgtgggagcattacgcagctggcaacaaacctgatcacatgattaagcctgttgaagtcactgagtcggcctaa